DNA from Cytophagia bacterium CHB2:
AACACTGGAGGTGTTACATGGCCTTTTGTCGCTTCAACATCCGGGGGCTTGCCGCGCTCTTGGTTGCGGTTTTGTCGCTGGCGTTTCTCGGTTGCCCGAGCAGCAAGAAAGTCGCGCAAACCGAAACCGCCCCGCTGGAGCCGGCGCGTGAAGAACCGGCGCCACCGCCGCCGGCAGAGCCCCGCCCTGAACCTCCCCGAGAAACCCCGGCGCCCCGGCCGCTCGTTCTTGGTAATGTCAACTTTGACTATGATAAATTCGATCTTACCTCCACGGCGCGCAGCATTTTGGCGGAGCATGCCAGCGCTTTGCGCAACCGGCCGGAGGTGAATATTCGCATCGCCGGGCATTGTGATGAACGCGGCACGATCGAATACAACCTGGCGCTGGGCGAGAAACGCGCAAACTCCGTGCGTGATTATCTTGTTTCACTCGGCGTCGAACGCTCGCGCTTGAGCACGATCAGCTATGGCAAAGAAAGGCCGCTGGACGCGCGCAGCAACGAACAGGCGTGGGCGCAAAATCGCCGCGCCGAGTTTGTGATTTTGAATCAGTGATGACACCGCTCATTCAAAACGGATGGCAATAATGCGTTACCTCTCTGTGTTATCGTTTGCAGTTTTGGGTTTTGCTCTCACGTCTTGCCTGCCGCCAAGTCAAATGCGGCAAGTCGAAACCAACAATGCCTCCCTGCGTGCGCAAGTTGACTCCTTGCGTGCGCAGGTGCAACGCTTGCGCACGACCGTTGCCAAAGCCGAGTTGGCAGGCCAAAAAGCTGAAGAGACTTCCTTGCGCATGCGCGCGGACAACGATTTGCGCCTCAACCAGTTCGCCGAGCAGATTCGCATTCTGAGCGATCGCGTTGATGATATGGACAATCGCCTGTCCAACATGCCGGGCAAACTGCGCATGGTTTCTGATAAACCCGCAGCCAGCAACGCCAATCCGCCGGCCGGCGCTGTTCCGGAAACTAAACCGGAAGAAGTTGACGCCGAAGAAATCAAAAAGCTGTATGATGCGGCTTATCAAGATTTGGTGCGCGGCCAGGGCGATCTCGCACGCGAGGGCTTTCAAGAATTTTTGCGCAAATATCCGCAAAGCTCGCTGGCCGACAATGCCCAGTATTGGATCGGAGAAAGCTACTATTCACAAAAGAACTATGCGCGCGCCGCTGCGGAATTTTTGGAAGTCCCGGCGAAATATCCCAACAGCGACAAAATTGCGGCGGCGGCGCTGAAACGCGCATACGCCATGCTTGGCATGAATCGGCAGGCGGAGGGCAAGGCTCTGCTCGAGCAATTGATCAAACAATTCCCGCGCGCTCCGGAAGCGGATTTAGCCCGGGCGAAATTGCAGGAATAAGCCTGGGGCCGTTTGCATTTTTGTTGAAATCGCGGCCCGCCCATCCGCCGCAACGCAATCACCAAAACCACATCGCGCGCGGCTCAAAGACGCGAAGATTGTGACGCAGGAATTTTGCATCGCGTCGCAGGGCAATGCTTACTTTTAAAATCACCTGCTGATCTTCACCAATTCACTTGGCAAAAAAGCGGTGAACGTCCTCGAAATTTTTCTCGACTATCGTCAAGTGAATTCATCAACCTCACGGACAATTAGCGTCTATGCCCCGTTTCGAAAAACACCTCTTCATTTGTACCAACGAACGCGCGCCAGACAACCCCAAGGGCTGTTGCGCCTCCAAAGGCGCGCGCGAAATCGCCGAAAAATTCAAAGAAGAATTGCACCGGCGCGGTTTAAAGGGCAGGATGCGCGCAAACAAGGCAGGTTGCTTGGATATGTGTGAGTTGGGACCGAGCGTTGTGGTTTACCCGGAGGGTGTTTGGTATCAGCGCGTTACGCTGAATGATGTCGAAGAAATCATCACTTCGCATTTGCTCGGCGGGCGCGTGGTGGAACGTTTGCGCACGCCGGAGCAATACTGGCAAAAGCCCAAAAAGAACGATTGAACACAGATGAGCAAGTTGGTGTATGCCCCCCACGTGAATTTGATGACACAAAAAGTTATTTGATCCGCCTCTGCTCTATTCCTCCCCCCATCCCCGTGTTCTGATGCTTTTATTTGCAGAAGTACTCTCTTAAAAATGTCATTCACGCGAATCTTGTGAAGTACTCGTCAATGGGTCTAAGGCTTTACCAGATCTTTCCAGGGTGACGAAATAAGAGACTCATACAAATCAATGCACGAGCCTACTTTGTCGCCTCCTCCATCAACTCCGTCATGCGGCCAATGAAGTCAACTGGAGAACTCAGGTTTCCTTCCAGCAGTAACGCCCCTTCATATAATTGCAGAATGCTTTTGCGCAGCAGGGGATCCGTCGGACTGGCAAGATTACGGCGCGAAAGATTCTTAATCAGCGGATGCGAGACATTCACTTCCAGAATCCTTTTTGAGCCGCTGTAATTTTTGTCCATCAGCTTCATCATTTTTTCCATCTGGGTATCCATCCCGTCTTTCCCCACCACCAGCGTCACCGGCGAATTTACCAGACGCTTTGATTCAATCACGTCTTCGACTTTATCGCCCAACGTTTCTTTGAATATCGTCAACAAGGACTTGGCCAAATCACCGCTCAACGCTTCCGGCTTGCCGGCTTCATCCGCCGCCAAATCGAGATCAGCCTTGTCAATCGACTGCAACGGTTTCTTGTCGTATTCATTGATCGAGGGCACGACGAACACGTCCACCGGATCGGTGAGCAGCAGCACGTCGAAATCATTCTTCTTGAAATATTCAAGGTTGGGATTCTTTTCCAGCAGGTCGCGATGCTCGCCGGAGAGGTAGTAAATGGCCTTTTGTTCCAGCTTCATGCGCGTGACATAATCCTTCAGCGACAGCATCTCGCCCTTTGCCATTTTGGTGGACTCGAAGCGCAGCAGGTCGATTACTTTTTCACGATTGGCAAAATCCGTGTTCACGCCGGTTTTGAAAAATGGGCCAAACGTTTTGTAGAATTTTTCATACTTGTTTTTCTCTTGCTTCGACCAATCGCCGAGAAAGCTTAGAATTTTTTTGGTCAGAATATCGCGGATTTTTGCCATGGCCGGGCTGTTCTGCGTCACCTCGCGCGAGACGTTCAGCGGCAAATCCGCGGTG
Protein-coding regions in this window:
- the ybgF gene encoding tol-pal system protein YbgF; the encoded protein is MAIMRYLSVLSFAVLGFALTSCLPPSQMRQVETNNASLRAQVDSLRAQVQRLRTTVAKAELAGQKAEETSLRMRADNDLRLNQFAEQIRILSDRVDDMDNRLSNMPGKLRMVSDKPAASNANPPAGAVPETKPEEVDAEEIKKLYDAAYQDLVRGQGDLAREGFQEFLRKYPQSSLADNAQYWIGESYYSQKNYARAAAEFLEVPAKYPNSDKIAAAALKRAYAMLGMNRQAEGKALLEQLIKQFPRAPEADLARAKLQE
- a CDS encoding (2Fe-2S) ferredoxin domain-containing protein is translated as MPRFEKHLFICTNERAPDNPKGCCASKGAREIAEKFKEELHRRGLKGRMRANKAGCLDMCELGPSVVVYPEGVWYQRVTLNDVEEIITSHLLGGRVVERLRTPEQYWQKPKKND
- the pal gene encoding peptidoglycan-associated lipoprotein Pal, producing MAFCRFNIRGLAALLVAVLSLAFLGCPSSKKVAQTETAPLEPAREEPAPPPPAEPRPEPPRETPAPRPLVLGNVNFDYDKFDLTSTARSILAEHASALRNRPEVNIRIAGHCDERGTIEYNLALGEKRANSVRDYLVSLGVERSRLSTISYGKERPLDARSNEQAWAQNRRAEFVILNQ